The following proteins come from a genomic window of Candidozyma auris chromosome 4, complete sequence:
- the AXL2 gene encoding Axl2p, whose product MLLRLLILLQAVVYAIYLGWPMDEQLPNVARVNQPYEFTIAYLTYRSNSGGSISYSVTGLPSWLSFDQSSRTFSGTPSESDVASFEITLTGKDDTDASEMSRNYTMLVSNSTGIQLSSDDVMFPIIAQYGRTNGRGGLVLSEGEDFDIKLSEDIFEEKNGSSRPIIAYYGRSQDRTSLPSWISFNADDLSFSGTVPYVTSDIAPSSEYGFSFLASDYYGFSGAEAIFKILVGAHDLSTSLNESIKINGTFGADFHYEAPILSSVYLDGNLINKSNISSVATNDLPSYVTFNKDDYTLSGVFPNSSRSDNFSIVVSDFYGNTVDLPYRFDSIGSVFTLKKLPDVNATKGEFFEYQIMKSFFTDFNDTEVSVSLNENDNSWLSYVESNMTLVGKAPSDLNSVKVKIQADSSYDSESRTFSVRGIDKEKKPTNSSSTSSTSSTPTSRSSESSTSSNGADEQSKSGNHSRKALILGLAIGLPCFFLVLALLLLFFLCCRRKKRQDEEENEKSMEDTFIERPENLDDRTETPHQLGALNALKLDNDSASTSSSVTHVDSDSTSRYFDASEKPMKSWRAKDESDLMAVKNKLMQRHASEISNSTVNTEELFAVRLVDDETRRSASQSPFFSRDSLDQHFRESGSSANIERLDSDSNIVPTSVSNTSSPRKRAAQSMSLNNINEEDNAYRGGDNKYQYGREESEEKDLMAKYFSGKTSSIDADDFKVVKTPVGNYEWRRSKDALVASPDSETFLLNNPEHTPVNSYSTTAGNNASKTSVYSDDLQNDKPLGAGKTLNGQAKLVEFTRKGSLRDSSHTPTMEFSGETAQIHDGSSAESE is encoded by the coding sequence ATGCTCCTCCGTCTTCTAATACTTCTTCAGGCGGTGGTATATGCCATCTATCTTGGCTGGCCCATGGACGAGCAGCTCCCAAATGTCGCTCGTGTAAACCAGCCTTATGAGTTCACCATTGCCTACTTGACTTACCGCTCCAACAGCGGTGGGTCCATCTCATACTCGGTGACCGGCTTGCCCAGTTGGCTCTCGTTTGACCAGCTGAGTCGAACCTTTTCAGGGACCCCATCAGAGAGCGACGTCGCGTCTTTTGAAATAACATTGACGGGTAAGGACGACACCGATGCCTCGGAAATGTCTCGAAACTACACAATGCTCGTATCCAACAGCACGGGTATCCAATTGTCATCTGACGACGTTATGTTCCCTATAATTGCTCAGTATGGCAGGACTAATGGCAGAGGCGGGCTTGTTTTATCTGAGGGTGAAGACTTTGACATCAAACTCTCCGAGGATATctttgaggagaagaatggCTCGCTGCGACCTATCATAGCCTACTACGGACGTTCTCAGGATAGAACCTCCTTGCCTAGCTGGATATCGTTCAATGCTGACGATTTGTCTTTCTCAGGCACAGTACCTTATGTGACATCTGACATCGCACCTTCCTCAGAGTATGGCTTCAGCTTCTTAGCGTCTGATTACTATGGTTTTTCTGGTGCAGaagccatcttcaaaatcttggTTGGTGCTCACGACTTGAGCACCTCTCTCAACGAGTCGATCAAGATTAACGGTACCTTTGGCGCTGATTTCCACTACGAGGCTCCGATTCTTTCATCCGTATACTTGGATGGaaacctcatcaacaagtcgAACATATCTTCTGTGGCTACCAACGACCTCCCATCTTACGTGACATTCAACAAAGACGATTATACTCTCAGTGGAGTGTTTCcaaactcttcaagaagtgaTAACTTCTCCATTGTTGTGAGCGACTTCTACGGCAACACCGTTGACTTGCCCTACAGGTTTGATTCCATTGGTTCAGTCTTCACGCTCAAAAAATTGCCCGACGTCAATGCTACAAAGGGTGAGTTCTTTGAATATCAAATCATGAAGTCTTTCTTCACTGATTTCAATGATACAGAGGTGAGCGTTTCGCTTAATGAGAATGATAACTCATGGTTATCCTACGTTGAATCTAATATGACCCTTGTTGGTAAAGCCCCATCCGACCTCAACCTGGTCAAGGTCAAAATCCAGGCTGACTCCTCTTACGATTCAGAGTCGAGAACTTTTTCGGTTCGTGGGATCgacaaggagaaaaaaCCAACTAACTCATCgtccacttcatcaactctgTCGACACCAAcgtcaagatcttcagaaTCTTCGACGCTGAGTAACGGAGCCGATGAGCAGTCGAAATCTGGAAATCATTCACGTAAAGCATTGATACTTGGTCTTGCAATAGGCCTTCCGtgcttcttccttgtaTTGGCGCTTCTTTTGCTATTCTTTTTGTGTTGCAGGCGTAAGAAAAGGCaagatgaggaggagaatgaAAAGTCCATGGAGGATACGTTCATCGAACGGCCTGAAAACTTGGATGATCGTACTGAGACACCACATCAGTTGGGTGCTTTGAATGCATTGAAACTAGACAATGACTCTGCGTCAACTCTGTCCTCTGTCACGCATGTTGATAGCGACTCGACCTCAAGATACTTTGATGCTTCAGAGAAACCAATGAAGTCATGGCGAGCAAAGGATGAGTCAGATTTGATGGCTGTGAAAAATAAGCTTATGCAAAGACATGCCTCAGAAATTTCTAATAGCACGGTCAACACTGAGGAGCTTTTTGCCGTTAGGCTTGTCGATGATGAAACTCGCAGATCCGCATCTCAATCCCCGTTTTTCCTGAGAGACTCTCTTGATCAGCACTTCCGTGAAAGCGGCTCTTCGGCTAATATAGAGAGGCTTGACAGTGATAGTAATATTGTCCCTACGCTGGTCTCCAATACATCCTCACCAAGAAAGCGTGCTGCTCAAAGCATGAGTCTCAACAACATTAACGAGGAAGACAACGCATACAGAGGAGGTGACAATAAGTATCAATATGGCCGTGAGGAatctgaagaaaaggatTTGATGGCAAAGTACTTCAGCGGCAAAACCTCTTCTATTGATGCGGACGACTTTAAGGTTGTTAAAACGCCAGTGGGTAATTATgaatggagaagatcaaaagATGCCCTCGTGGCATCCCCAGATTCAGAGACCTTCCTACTAAATAACCCAGAGCATACGCCTGTGAACTCATATTCTACAACTGCTGGTAATAACGCTTCTAAAACATCAGTCTATTCTGATGATCTACAAAACGATAAACCTCTTGGTGCAGGCAAAACACTCAATGGCCAGGCGAAGTTAGTTGAGTTCACCAGGAAAGGCAGCTTGAGAGATTCTTCCCACACTCCTACCATGGAATTCTCTGGAGAGACTGCTCAAATTCACGACGGCAGTAGTGCTGAGAGCGAGTGA